The Salinispora tropica CNB-440 genome has a window encoding:
- a CDS encoding acyl-CoA synthetase: MTGIGLWNIASQDPDGIAVVDPDGHVVTYGELAAEADRVGRGFQALGLAPGDTVAMLLPNSADLLAAEFAALETGLYSVPLNWHLTAAEIAYILRDSGARVFVAHGRFAEVAAAAAAEASIPADGCFAAAGGVPGFRPLADLGAGASDRPAPRTLGALMVYTSGTSGRPKGVRRPLTGADPDTVPPVSLWFFGLFGLEPFDSHVHLCCSPLYHTAVMNFAVISLQLGHPVVLMDRWDPHDMLRLIERHRVTHSHMVPTQFRRLLALPEKTRTAYDLSSMRVMIHGAAPCPHEVKRRMLDWWGPVVVEYYAASEGGGTLISAGDWLARPGSVGQAWPGSQVRVLDPDGSDAPVGQPGTVYLQMGETTFEYLGDAEKTRQSWRGRMFTVGDIGYLDDDGYLYLCDRKSDMIITGGVNVYPAEIEGELAAHPAVADVAVFGIPHDEWGEEIKAVVQPEWGVTTGPELTSELLEFLTGRLARFKLPRSVDYVEELPRDPNGKLYKRLLRDPYWAAQHRAI; the protein is encoded by the coding sequence ATGACTGGCATCGGGCTGTGGAACATCGCGAGTCAGGATCCGGATGGGATCGCCGTCGTTGACCCGGACGGACATGTCGTCACGTACGGTGAGTTGGCCGCCGAGGCCGACCGGGTCGGGCGCGGCTTCCAGGCGCTCGGGCTGGCACCCGGGGACACCGTGGCGATGCTGCTACCCAACAGCGCCGACCTGCTCGCCGCCGAGTTCGCGGCCTTGGAGACGGGGCTGTACTCGGTGCCGCTGAACTGGCATCTGACCGCCGCCGAGATCGCCTACATTCTGCGCGACAGCGGGGCCCGGGTGTTCGTTGCGCACGGTCGGTTCGCCGAGGTTGCCGCGGCTGCCGCCGCCGAGGCCAGCATCCCGGCCGACGGGTGCTTCGCCGCGGCCGGTGGGGTTCCCGGGTTCCGGCCGCTCGCCGACCTCGGCGCCGGCGCCTCCGATCGCCCCGCACCGCGGACGCTCGGTGCGCTGATGGTCTACACCTCCGGGACCTCCGGGCGGCCCAAGGGCGTGCGCCGTCCGTTGACCGGCGCCGATCCGGACACCGTTCCGCCGGTCTCACTCTGGTTCTTCGGGCTGTTCGGCCTCGAACCCTTCGACTCGCACGTCCACCTGTGCTGTTCGCCGCTCTACCACACCGCGGTGATGAACTTCGCGGTCATCTCGCTCCAACTCGGGCATCCCGTGGTGCTGATGGACCGGTGGGACCCGCACGACATGCTGCGGCTCATCGAACGGCACCGGGTCACCCACAGTCACATGGTGCCGACCCAGTTCCGCCGGCTGCTCGCCCTGCCGGAGAAGACTCGGACCGCGTACGACCTGTCGTCGATGCGGGTGATGATCCACGGTGCGGCGCCGTGTCCGCACGAGGTCAAACGTCGGATGCTCGACTGGTGGGGGCCGGTCGTGGTGGAGTACTACGCCGCCAGTGAGGGCGGCGGCACCCTGATTTCCGCGGGGGACTGGCTGGCCCGGCCCGGCTCGGTCGGGCAGGCCTGGCCGGGCTCGCAGGTGCGGGTGCTCGACCCGGACGGCAGCGACGCGCCTGTAGGTCAGCCGGGGACGGTATATCTGCAGATGGGCGAGACGACCTTCGAATACCTTGGGGACGCCGAGAAGACCCGGCAGTCCTGGCGTGGTCGCATGTTCACGGTCGGCGACATCGGCTACCTCGACGACGATGGCTACCTCTACCTGTGCGACCGGAAGAGTGACATGATCATTACGGGCGGGGTGAACGTCTATCCGGCCGAGATCGAGGGGGAACTCGCCGCTCATCCGGCGGTAGCGGATGTCGCGGTCTTCGGCATCCCGCACGACGAGTGGGGTGAGGAGATCAAGGCCGTGGTGCAGCCGGAGTGGGGGGTGACGACCGGCCCGGAGCTGACCAGCGAGCTGCTGGAGTTCCTGACCGGCCGGCTGGCCCGCTTCAAGCTGCCCCGGAGCGTGGACTACGTCGAGGAGCTGCCCCGCGACCCGAACGGCAAGCTCTACAAACGACTGCTGCGCGACCCGTACTGGGCCGCGCAGCATCGCGCGATCTGA
- a CDS encoding TIGR03619 family F420-dependent LLM class oxidoreductase, translating into MRFSLGIALSPLDQLVDLTQTAEECGFSAIALPDSLFYSEEVSVRYPYTPDGSRFWTAQTPWADPLVTAAALGAATTRIRFHTQVLKLGPRNPVLLARQVGSVANLTGNRFGLGVGLGWSPEESIWCDSPFTARGARGDEAIEVLRLILGGGMVEHHGTHFDFGRLQMSPAPTEQVPIYVGGHSIAALRRAARLGDGWSSAMMRFDDLRTTINQLARLRLEYDRADQPFEIQAVCVDRLGLEGFRQQAEAGVTDAIVVPWRFYGVGFDGELAAKTAGIRRFADEVISKFH; encoded by the coding sequence ATGAGATTCAGTCTCGGTATCGCGCTCAGTCCGCTCGACCAGCTCGTCGACCTGACGCAAACCGCTGAGGAGTGTGGTTTCTCAGCCATCGCCCTGCCCGACTCCCTCTTCTACTCCGAAGAGGTCAGCGTCAGGTATCCGTACACTCCGGATGGCAGTCGGTTCTGGACAGCGCAGACGCCCTGGGCCGATCCGCTGGTGACCGCCGCCGCACTCGGCGCTGCCACCACCCGGATCCGGTTCCACACCCAGGTGCTCAAACTCGGGCCCCGTAACCCGGTACTGTTGGCGCGTCAGGTCGGCTCGGTGGCGAACCTGACCGGTAACCGGTTCGGGCTCGGCGTCGGGCTGGGCTGGTCGCCGGAGGAGTCAATCTGGTGCGACTCCCCGTTCACCGCTCGGGGCGCCCGGGGCGACGAGGCGATTGAGGTGCTGCGGCTGATCCTGGGCGGCGGCATGGTGGAGCACCATGGCACGCACTTCGACTTCGGCCGGCTACAGATGAGCCCGGCCCCGACCGAGCAGGTCCCGATCTACGTGGGCGGTCACAGCATCGCGGCCCTGCGTCGTGCGGCCCGGCTGGGTGACGGCTGGTCCTCCGCCATGATGCGCTTCGACGACCTGCGCACGACAATCAACCAACTTGCCCGGCTACGCCTCGAGTATGACCGGGCCGACCAGCCGTTCGAGATCCAGGCGGTGTGCGTCGACCGACTTGGCCTGGAGGGCTTCCGGCAACAGGCCGAGGCCGGCGTGACCGACGCGATCGTGGTGCCCTGGCGCTTCTACGGCGTCGGCTTCGACGGCGAACTCGCGGCCAAAACGGCCGGGATCCGCCGCTTCGCCGACGAGGTCATCAGCAAATTCCACTAG
- a CDS encoding acyl-CoA synthetase, with product MVANIADLFEHAVDAFGDRPAVFLGEQAISYPELEERANRLAHFLRDRGVRPGDHVGLYAGNSIEAVVAMIAVYKLRAAVVNINYRYVENELRFLFADAELSALIHDRRFAPRVATVLASTSGPHTVVTLPDGSAEEIGGYGGVPYADALAAGDPGREFGERSADDIYLLYTGGTTGYPKGVLWRHEDVWRALGGGVDFMTGIPLEDEWAQSARGAGATATVRLCMAPLIHGNAQWAVLAALFAGDTVVLLPHFNPQEVWRTVERRRVNVMVLIGDAMARPIIEAYAAGGYDGSSVAAVSSSGALFSPGVKRQYLELLPDVLVTDAIGASETGFIGLGVVAEVPGGAVQDPRVTPAPSTVVLGPDGRPVPPGGEGRLAKSGFLPLGYYKDPVKTAALLIEVDGVRYALPGDLARREVDGTITLLGRGSTCVNTGGEKVFPEEVEGALKTHPDVFDALVVGVADERLGQRVAALIQPRAGVTLDLAGVRTHLREQIAGYKVPRSVWLVDEISRTISGKADYQWAQRHAAQHPAEEVSHAD from the coding sequence ATGGTGGCAAATATCGCAGACCTGTTTGAACATGCGGTTGACGCCTTCGGTGACCGTCCCGCCGTGTTCCTCGGCGAGCAGGCGATCAGTTACCCGGAGCTGGAGGAGCGCGCCAACCGGCTGGCCCACTTCCTACGTGACCGTGGCGTGCGCCCCGGTGACCACGTCGGCCTCTACGCTGGTAACTCGATCGAGGCCGTGGTGGCCATGATCGCCGTCTACAAGCTGCGCGCCGCGGTCGTCAACATCAACTATCGGTACGTTGAGAACGAGTTACGTTTCCTCTTTGCCGACGCGGAGTTGTCCGCACTGATACACGACCGTCGCTTCGCGCCCCGGGTCGCTACCGTGCTGGCCAGTACGTCGGGTCCGCACACAGTGGTGACCCTGCCCGACGGTTCGGCGGAGGAGATCGGCGGGTACGGCGGCGTGCCGTACGCGGACGCGCTTGCCGCCGGCGACCCAGGTCGGGAGTTCGGTGAGCGCTCGGCGGACGACATCTACCTGCTGTACACCGGTGGCACCACCGGCTACCCGAAGGGTGTGCTCTGGCGGCACGAGGACGTGTGGCGTGCACTCGGCGGTGGCGTCGACTTCATGACCGGCATTCCGCTCGAGGACGAGTGGGCCCAGTCCGCCCGGGGCGCCGGTGCAACCGCGACGGTACGCCTGTGTATGGCGCCACTGATTCATGGCAACGCGCAGTGGGCCGTGCTCGCCGCGCTCTTCGCCGGCGACACCGTGGTGCTGCTGCCGCACTTCAACCCGCAGGAGGTCTGGCGGACGGTCGAGCGGCGCCGGGTGAACGTGATGGTACTGATCGGCGACGCGATGGCCCGTCCGATCATCGAGGCGTACGCCGCCGGTGGTTACGACGGCTCGTCGGTGGCAGCGGTCTCGTCCAGCGGTGCTCTCTTCTCCCCGGGGGTCAAGCGGCAGTACCTGGAACTGTTGCCCGACGTGCTGGTCACCGACGCGATCGGAGCGTCGGAGACCGGCTTCATCGGGCTGGGTGTGGTCGCCGAGGTGCCCGGCGGTGCGGTGCAGGACCCGCGGGTCACGCCCGCGCCGAGCACGGTGGTGCTCGGCCCGGACGGGCGGCCGGTGCCGCCGGGCGGGGAAGGCCGGCTGGCGAAGAGCGGCTTCCTCCCCCTCGGCTACTACAAGGACCCGGTCAAAACCGCCGCCCTGTTGATCGAGGTGGATGGTGTGCGGTACGCGCTCCCCGGTGACCTTGCCCGGCGTGAGGTTGACGGCACCATCACGTTGCTCGGTCGGGGTAGCACCTGCGTGAACACCGGCGGTGAGAAGGTCTTTCCGGAGGAGGTCGAGGGGGCGCTGAAGACGCACCCCGACGTCTTCGACGCGCTGGTCGTCGGGGTGGCCGACGAGCGGCTCGGGCAGCGGGTGGCGGCACTGATCCAGCCCCGGGCCGGCGTCACGCTCGATCTGGCGGGGGTACGAACGCACCTGCGGGAGCAGATCGCCGGGTACAAGGTGCCGCGGTCGGTCTGGCTGGTGGACGAGATCTCCCGCACGATCAGCGGCAAGGCCGACTATCAGTGGGCGCAGCGGCATGCCGCGCAACATCCGGCCGAGGAGGTCAGCCATGCGGACTGA
- a CDS encoding NAD(P)H-dependent flavin oxidoreductase: MRTELCDRLDIAHPIVGFSPSEHVVAAISRAGGLGVLGCVRFNDPDELDAVLTWLDEETGGRPYGVDVVMPSTEPAEGAPADLEGLIPAGHRDFVERTLLRLGVPPLAGNGSHQPGVLGWLHSVARTHVEVALTHPVRLIANALGPPPSDVITQAHAQGVLVAALAGRADHARGHVASGVDLVVAQGCEAGGHTGEIASMVLVPEVVDAVGEQVPVLAAGGIGSGRQIAAALALGACGAWMGSVWLGTAEYQSSSALRAALLGAGSADTVRSRIYSGKPARLLRNRWTEAWSDEGAPRPLPMPLQNLLVAPAHARLMDSDDPTVVPMPVGQIVGRINEVRPAADVVADLVAEAEESLARLGTLGKGAAGDRGN; the protein is encoded by the coding sequence ATGCGGACTGAGTTGTGTGATCGGCTCGACATCGCGCATCCGATCGTCGGCTTCAGCCCCTCCGAGCACGTGGTTGCGGCGATCAGTCGGGCCGGCGGCCTGGGCGTGTTGGGCTGTGTGCGTTTCAACGACCCGGACGAGCTTGACGCGGTGCTCACCTGGCTCGACGAGGAGACCGGGGGGCGGCCGTACGGGGTGGATGTGGTGATGCCCAGCACCGAGCCGGCCGAGGGCGCCCCTGCGGATCTCGAGGGGCTGATTCCGGCGGGGCACCGCGACTTCGTCGAGCGAACCCTGCTGCGTCTTGGCGTGCCGCCGCTCGCCGGCAACGGCTCGCACCAACCTGGCGTGCTCGGTTGGCTGCACTCCGTGGCCCGTACCCACGTCGAGGTGGCGTTGACGCACCCGGTCCGACTGATCGCCAACGCGCTCGGTCCGCCGCCATCCGACGTGATCACCCAGGCACATGCGCAGGGCGTGCTGGTGGCCGCGTTGGCCGGCCGGGCCGACCATGCCCGAGGGCATGTGGCGAGTGGGGTCGATCTGGTGGTCGCGCAGGGGTGTGAGGCGGGCGGTCACACCGGTGAGATCGCCAGCATGGTGCTGGTGCCGGAGGTGGTTGACGCGGTTGGCGAGCAGGTGCCGGTGTTGGCCGCGGGCGGTATCGGTAGCGGCCGGCAGATCGCCGCAGCGCTCGCGCTCGGTGCGTGTGGTGCCTGGATGGGCTCGGTCTGGCTCGGCACCGCCGAATACCAGAGCAGTTCCGCGTTGCGGGCGGCGCTGCTCGGGGCGGGGTCGGCGGATACGGTCCGCAGCCGAATCTACTCCGGCAAGCCGGCCCGGCTGCTGCGCAATCGGTGGACTGAGGCCTGGAGCGACGAGGGGGCGCCGCGGCCGTTGCCGATGCCGCTGCAAAACCTGTTGGTGGCTCCGGCGCACGCCCGGCTGATGGATTCCGATGACCCGACCGTCGTGCCGATGCCGGTCGGGCAGATCGTGGGTCGGATCAATGAGGTGCGACCCGCCGCCGACGTGGTGGCGGATCTGGTCGCCGAGGCGGAGGAGAGCCTGGCCCGCCTCGGGACGCTGGGCAAGGGGGCGGCCGGTGACCGCGGAAACTAG
- a CDS encoding crotonase/enoyl-CoA hydratase family protein — protein MESAAEQPHALVEQRGQILIVTMNRPRVRNALSTEMLAIMRDAWDRADSDPEIRACVLTGAGGAFCAGADLRAMTQSHPGDRFNGADLSRIDALLKGRRLRKPLIAAVEGPAVAGGTEILQATDLRVAGASARFAVSEVCWGLFPLGGSAVRLVRQIPYAVAAEMLLTGRQLGADEARDVGLIGHVVPDGQALNKALELAGMIAANGPLAVQAVLRTMRETEGMAENEAFSLEAPIGTAVFRTTDAKEGPRAFVEKRTPQFEGR, from the coding sequence GTGGAATCGGCAGCCGAACAGCCACACGCACTCGTGGAGCAACGTGGACAAATTTTGATCGTGACGATGAACCGGCCACGGGTCCGCAACGCGCTCTCCACCGAGATGCTCGCGATCATGCGTGACGCATGGGACCGTGCGGACAGCGATCCGGAGATCCGGGCCTGCGTGCTCACCGGGGCCGGGGGTGCCTTCTGCGCGGGTGCCGACCTCCGCGCGATGACCCAGTCGCACCCCGGTGACCGATTCAACGGCGCTGACCTCTCCCGGATCGACGCGTTACTCAAGGGGCGACGCTTGCGCAAGCCTCTCATTGCCGCGGTAGAGGGGCCAGCGGTGGCGGGCGGCACCGAGATCCTCCAGGCAACCGATCTACGCGTGGCCGGTGCGAGCGCCCGCTTCGCGGTCTCCGAGGTGTGTTGGGGCCTGTTCCCGCTCGGCGGCTCCGCCGTACGGCTGGTACGACAGATCCCGTACGCCGTTGCGGCAGAGATGCTGCTTACCGGACGCCAGTTGGGGGCCGACGAGGCCCGGGACGTGGGCCTGATCGGTCACGTGGTGCCGGACGGGCAGGCCCTGAACAAGGCCCTCGAACTGGCCGGGATGATCGCCGCGAACGGCCCGCTGGCGGTACAGGCGGTCCTGCGCACGATGCGGGAGACCGAAGGCATGGCCGAGAACGAGGCCTTCTCTCTGGAGGCCCCGATCGGCACGGCGGTGTTCCGCACCACCGACGCCAAGGAGGGCCCTCGCGCCTTTGTCGAGAAGCGCACCCCCCAGTTCGAGGGGCGGTAG
- a CDS encoding SDR family oxidoreductase, with translation MLLTEKIVVVAGVGPGLGQAIAVRAAQAGAHVVLAARTGSFLNGVAGKVRAAGQRALAVPTDLTDGESSAALVRAALAEFGRVDVLVSNAFEMPPMRGLGTVELADLRSSFEVNVLAALRMTRLLTPALVESGGNVVMVNSAVLRHSRLAFGPYKLAKAALLAAAQNLATELGPRGVRVNSVAPGWIWADSLRLWFDYQASQRGVPPQQIYDEVAATTDLGRLPVPDEVADAVLFLSSGLARGITGQCLDVNCGEFHH, from the coding sequence GTGCTGCTCACGGAGAAGATCGTCGTGGTGGCCGGGGTCGGCCCCGGGCTGGGCCAGGCCATCGCGGTGCGTGCCGCGCAGGCCGGTGCCCACGTGGTGCTCGCCGCCCGCACCGGGTCCTTCCTGAACGGGGTGGCCGGCAAGGTGCGGGCGGCAGGTCAGCGGGCCCTGGCGGTACCCACCGACCTCACCGACGGCGAGTCGAGCGCCGCACTCGTGCGGGCCGCCCTCGCCGAGTTCGGCCGCGTTGACGTGCTGGTCAGCAACGCGTTCGAGATGCCGCCGATGCGGGGTCTCGGGACGGTCGAACTGGCTGACCTACGATCGAGCTTCGAGGTCAACGTGCTTGCGGCGCTGCGTATGACTCGGCTGCTGACGCCCGCGTTGGTGGAGTCCGGCGGCAACGTGGTCATGGTCAACTCCGCGGTGCTGCGCCACTCCCGTCTGGCGTTCGGCCCGTACAAGCTGGCCAAGGCCGCGCTGCTCGCGGCGGCGCAGAATCTGGCCACTGAACTCGGGCCGAGGGGCGTGCGGGTCAATTCGGTCGCACCCGGCTGGATCTGGGCCGACAGCCTGCGGCTCTGGTTTGACTACCAGGCGAGTCAGCGTGGCGTGCCGCCCCAGCAGATCTACGACGAGGTCGCCGCTACCACCGACCTGGGCCGGCTGCCCGTGCCGGACGAGGTCGCTGACGCCGTGCTGTTCCTCAGCTCCGGTCTGGCTCGCGGCATCACTGGTCAGTGCCTCGACGTCAACTGCGGCGAGTTCCATCACTGA